In Segatella copri, the DNA window TTCTCCTTATAAGGTCTGGATAGATAATGGATCATATAAGTTCTTAACAGATTATGGTGTTCAGTATCGAATAGAATTTGTAGAAAACAATAATATTTGGGAGGATGAAAAAGCGTATGAATTCGGCATTCTCAATGAAAACAAGAAGAATTCTCCTAACGATTCTAAAGTTAAAGCAACTATACAATGTATTATAGAGGAATTCTTTCTTACGAATCCAGATATACTTCTATATCAATGTGAAACGGGTGATAGCAGACAGGCTATGCGAGCTCGCCTTTTTACCAGATGGTTTAACGAATTCGATAAACGAGATCGTTTTTGTGTCAAGGTTTCTATTCTTAGGGATGAAGAAGTTGACAATTACATAGCCATTATAGTTCAAAAGAGTAATCCTAAGTTGAATGACATTCTTCGAGATTTTGATGAGTTTATCGGTTTCTTTGATACAAAGCCCGAATAATATAGTAAATCTGCAATTAACTTGGTTGACAAGGGTCTATATGCCACGATGAAAAGGTGGCGTATAGACCCTTGATTATATGGTGATATTCGTAATCTACCTGGCATCAAACCAAAGTAGTCATTTTCAGAAAATCTCGCAGATGAATGTGCTTAATGCCATCAATATTGGTTTGACTGATCACACAACTCTTGCCGACACGCCTCTGGCCCGTCAATGCAATCATCATTCCACGTCCAAACATGCGTTCGATACGATTGGAATACCCAAGTCTTTCTAATATTTTTTGTTTCATACGAGTAAAACTTTTCGCAAAGATACTCTTTTTGTTTCACATAAGTAACAAAAACGATAGATTTTTTGTTTTTATTACTTATAATTAACAGGTTTGGTACACATTGCGCCTCATGGGAAGCGACAAGGGGCTATATGCTACGAAGAAAAGGTGGCGTATAGACCCTTGGTTATATGGTGATAATCGTAATCTACATCTCCGCTATTATATTTTTTATGTATTGCTCAGATTCTTAATGATTTCCAAAGGTAGCTGGGTAGCTTTGGCAACCTGTTCGGCAGAAAGTCCCATTGCCAGCAATCGTTGTGCTGTTTCTGTGTTGGCCTCATGCTTGCCTTCTGCTCTACCTATTTCTATACCTTCACGCTTGGCAGTATCTACGGAATTCTTGATGTCGCGATATGCCATCTTGCTGGCTTCAAAGCTGATATATCTTTCTTCTACCTGCTTCATAATCATCTGTATTAAAAATCCATGCCGCAAAGTTACGGTTTTATTTTCATATCTGCAAGAGTTTTCTGGGATTTTTAAAGGTAAAAAAGTAAAAAGGTAAAAAAGTAAAGATTTTGCTATCCCAATACTATCTGATAACTTTTTCTAAAACTTTTCCCAAAAAACTCTTGCGGGTTTGAAAATAAAGTCGTAACTTTGCGGGAAAGTTGACTTTTAAAGATAGATTAGGTGTTATGGCTGAAAAGAACAATATACCACAGTTTGTGAACAGCGACTCATTCATGGCAGACAAGAACTATGTGAAGTGGTTGTCTGACTTGAAAAAGCGCTTTCATGCGGCACAGCTTAAAGCTGCAGTCAAAGTGAATACAGAAATGCTCAAATTCTATTGGAGTTTGGGCGAGGACATTTGTGAGAAACAGAAACAGTATAAGTGGGGGGCAAAAGTTATTGGAAGACTTAGTCTTGACTTGCGTGCGGAATTTCCTCAGAGTGAGGGATTTTCCAGGACCAACTTGTATGATATCAAACGGTGGTTTGCGTTCTATTCAAGTCAAATAGAATTTGTCCACCAGGCTGGTGGACAATTACAGAAAGTGGATAATGCCAACACACCAATTCCGGAGATTCTGCTTGGTGTGCCTTGGAGACACCAAACGGTAATTGTTTCCAAATGCGATACGATAAACGAAGCCTTGTTCTATCTTAATAAGGTAGTTGAAAACAACATGAGCCGTACAGAATTGGAGTATGTTGTTAAGTCTCAATTGTATGAGCATACAGGCAAGGCGTTGAACAACTTTGATGTTACATTGTCGCAACCGCAAAACCTATTGGCTGCAGAGATTATAAAAGATCCATATAAGTTGGATTTCTTCTCTTTACCGAGCAAGTTCAGCGAAATGGATTTGGAGAATAAGTTGGCTACCAATATTACTCGTTTCCTCTTGGAACTGGGTAAGGGCTTT includes these proteins:
- a CDS encoding DUF6169 family protein; the protein is MHAFNLTRLNFHSPYKVWIDNGSYKFLTDYGVQYRIEFVENNNIWEDEKAYEFGILNENKKNSPNDSKVKATIQCIIEEFFLTNPDILLYQCETGDSRQAMRARLFTRWFNEFDKRDRFCVKVSILRDEEVDNYIAIIVQKSNPKLNDILRDFDEFIGFFDTKPE
- a CDS encoding PDDEXK nuclease domain-containing protein, which codes for MAEKNNIPQFVNSDSFMADKNYVKWLSDLKKRFHAAQLKAAVKVNTEMLKFYWSLGEDICEKQKQYKWGAKVIGRLSLDLRAEFPQSEGFSRTNLYDIKRWFAFYSSQIEFVHQAGGQLQKVDNANTPIPEILLGVPWRHQTVIVSKCDTINEALFYLNKVVENNMSRTELEYVVKSQLYEHTGKALNNFDVTLSQPQNLLAAEIIKDPYKLDFFSLPSKFSEMDLENKLATNITRFLLELGKGFAYVGRQMELDTPSGKAYFPDMIFYHTRLKCYVVVELKIVDFMPEFIGKLNFYVSAADELLKGEGDNPSIGILLCKDKDSSVVEWSLRGITTPLGVASYQLQEVYERTLLEIKQESAEEED